In Persicimonas caeni, a single window of DNA contains:
- a CDS encoding toll/interleukin-1 receptor domain-containing protein — protein MSKIFVSHASKDAPVSTAFVQQILEGALGFPHRRICHTSSPGTIPIGSDIPPFLRQELDNADLVILLLSPNFAASPFCMAELGAAWVQRKAFPLLIPPQGYNDLEGVFEVTQAAKLDVPAALDGLRDRIIEEFEFDHKSTQRWNPERKLFLEQLDELVAELPRPDRVSRQQYATLQSQFSDAQDAVEEITRELKEKDALIEKLKEAKDREEVREVLAESLDDWGKFDEMVADARELLDGLEKATREALFHKLHSGNGFTPASERRTATWQSYWEDVEAADVKNEVTIDHDRELVFANMDKLRVEKAFESLQALEEWLTHDENGASEQFLDSYVEKYARNPNLDDRDFWDAHLENGGSW, from the coding sequence ATGTCGAAGATTTTTGTTAGCCACGCCAGTAAAGACGCGCCCGTTTCCACTGCATTCGTCCAGCAGATCCTAGAAGGAGCTCTCGGATTCCCCCACAGGAGGATTTGCCACACGAGTTCTCCCGGCACGATACCGATCGGCAGCGACATCCCTCCATTTCTTCGCCAGGAACTCGACAACGCAGACCTGGTGATCCTGCTATTATCACCGAATTTCGCCGCGAGCCCGTTTTGTATGGCGGAACTCGGCGCCGCGTGGGTGCAGCGCAAGGCATTCCCTCTCTTGATTCCGCCCCAAGGCTATAACGACCTTGAGGGCGTGTTCGAAGTCACACAGGCTGCGAAACTCGATGTTCCAGCGGCTCTCGACGGGCTCCGGGATCGGATCATCGAAGAGTTTGAGTTTGATCACAAGAGCACTCAACGGTGGAACCCCGAGCGAAAGCTCTTTCTCGAGCAACTGGATGAGCTCGTTGCCGAACTGCCTCGGCCTGACCGTGTATCGCGCCAACAATATGCGACGCTTCAATCTCAGTTCTCCGATGCTCAAGACGCCGTTGAGGAAATAACTCGGGAACTGAAGGAGAAGGACGCCCTGATCGAGAAGCTCAAGGAAGCGAAAGATCGCGAGGAGGTCCGCGAAGTACTGGCTGAGTCTTTGGATGACTGGGGGAAATTCGACGAAATGGTTGCCGACGCGCGGGAACTCCTCGATGGCCTTGAAAAGGCCACTCGAGAGGCTCTCTTCCATAAACTCCATTCTGGGAATGGTTTCACGCCGGCCAGTGAACGTCGCACCGCGACTTGGCAGTCCTACTGGGAGGATGTCGAGGCCGCCGATGTCAAAAATGAGGTCACCATTGACCACGATCGCGAACTCGTCTTTGCCAACATGGACAAGCTACGCGTCGAGAAGGCTTTTGAAAGCCTCCAAGCCCTCGAAGAATGGCTAACGCATGACGAGAATGGCG
- a CDS encoding tyrosine-type recombinase/integrase, producing the protein MTSQIELLDDSKEISVQRRRPEPPTRAERQTNVRTDNALIELWLSQKAQTTQRTYRLDVGQALGFIDRPLHEIKLEHLVEWSGELDDRGYAESTQATKLAALRSLFTFAHRVGYLRFNVGKALRIPRSKETLGERILSEAEVQRILALAEGRDRILLSTLYGIGLRVSEIVGLTWRDLQRHKGAGVAVVYGKGGKTRTIPVPESLWSGLLELRTEAAGADDPVFVSQKGGALSRSQVYRIVRKAASRAGIDTSERSVSPHWLRHSHASHALDRGAPVHLVQQTLGHASLRTTSRYAHARPDESSGDYLAL; encoded by the coding sequence ATGACGAGCCAAATCGAACTCCTCGACGATTCCAAAGAGATTTCCGTTCAGCGGCGGCGACCAGAGCCTCCGACTCGAGCAGAACGCCAGACGAACGTGAGGACCGACAATGCGCTGATCGAGTTGTGGTTGTCGCAGAAGGCTCAGACGACGCAACGCACCTATCGGCTGGATGTCGGCCAGGCGCTCGGCTTCATTGACCGGCCGCTGCATGAAATCAAGCTCGAACACTTAGTTGAATGGTCTGGCGAGCTCGACGACCGAGGCTACGCAGAATCCACCCAGGCCACGAAACTGGCCGCCCTGCGTTCACTTTTCACATTTGCCCATCGCGTTGGCTACCTTCGGTTCAATGTGGGCAAGGCGCTGAGGATCCCGCGGTCGAAGGAGACACTGGGTGAGCGAATTCTATCGGAAGCCGAGGTGCAGCGGATACTCGCCCTCGCAGAAGGCCGAGATCGGATCCTGTTGTCTACACTGTACGGGATCGGTCTGCGCGTCTCCGAAATCGTAGGTCTCACGTGGCGGGATCTCCAGCGACACAAAGGTGCGGGAGTTGCGGTTGTGTACGGGAAGGGCGGCAAGACTCGCACTATCCCTGTACCCGAGTCACTTTGGTCGGGTTTACTTGAATTGCGTACCGAAGCCGCCGGCGCTGACGATCCTGTCTTCGTTTCGCAAAAAGGTGGGGCATTGTCGCGGAGCCAAGTGTACCGCATTGTTCGCAAAGCGGCATCGCGCGCCGGGATCGACACGTCGGAGCGGTCGGTTAGCCCTCATTGGCTGAGACACTCCCACGCCTCCCACGCTCTCGACCGGGGGGCGCCGGTGCACTTGGTGCAGCAAACGCTGGGGCATGCGTCGCTGCGTACGACATCCCGTTACGCACATGCACGGCCGGATGAATCGTCCGGTGATTATCTGGCGCTTTGA